Proteins encoded within one genomic window of Calonectris borealis chromosome 1, bCalBor7.hap1.2, whole genome shotgun sequence:
- the NPTXR gene encoding neuronal pentraxin receptor — MLAFLGAIICIIASVHPAGTAAPAAPAADNDSAAAALLPAADKGLGALHGPAEALASAGPRLPGGPPPPPLFSRFVCTPLSAECPATGSGTGPATGPGPEELLALRSAAAQLRRTALEQKERIRMDQETIRELTGKLSRCEGGLRTPPPAAAAAAAAAGLRAAPRPGTMGHPPAEPPAVRELEEAVRALQDRIDRIEQELPARTNGSAPTTPALARDNLHTKMEQLEEQLLSKILTLQKERQAASTDRSQQQHDIEKELNSLQNRVKELEHGPPGYSPPDAFKVTIPVQNNYMYARMKKTLPELYAFTICMWLKSKALAGLGTPFSYSVPSQANEIVLLEWGTNPLELLINDKVAQLPLNLKDKAWHHVCVAWTTRDGKWSAYQDGEQRGAGENLASWHAIKPQGVIILGQEQDTLGGRFDATQAFVGELAQFGVWDHMLAPAEILGLANCTSHLQGNVIQWDDQAVEVFGGASKGDFTACEEGRKA; from the exons ATGCTGGCTTTCCTGGGGGCCATCATCTGCATCATCGCCAGCGTCCACCCGGCcggcaccgccgctcccgccgcccccgccgccgacAATgactcggccgccgccgccctcctgcCCGCCGCCGACAAGGGGCTGGGAGCGCTGCACGGCCCCGCCGAGGCTCTGGCCAGCGCCGGGCCGCGCCTGccgggggggccgccgccgccgccgctcttcAGCCGCTTCGTCTGCACGCCGTTGAGCGCCGAGTGCCCGGCCACCGGCTCCGGTACCGGCCccgccaccggccccggccccgaggagCTGCTGGCGCTGCGGAGCGCGGCGGCCCAGCTGCGCCGCACGGCGCTGGAGCAGAAGGAGCGGATCCGCATGGACCAGGAGACCATCCGGGAGCTCACCGGCAAGCTCAGCCGCTGCGAGGGCGGCCTGCGaacgcccccccccgccgccgccgctgccgccgccgccgccgggctccgcgccgccccgcgccccggcaccATGGGCCACCCCCCCGCCGAGCCGCCCGCCgtgcgggagctggaggaggccgTCCGCGCCCTCCAGGACCGCATCGACCGGATAGAG caggagctgccagcccGCACCAACGGCTCAGCGCCCACCACCCCGGCGCTCGCCCGCGACAACCTCCACACCAAgatggagcagctggaggagcagctccTCTCCAAGATCCTGACCCTGCAGAAGGAGCGCCAGGCCGCCAGCACCGaccgcagccagcagcagcacgaCATTGAGAAGGAGCTGAACTCGCTCCAGAACCGGGTGAAGGAGCTGGAGCATG GACCGCCAGGCTACAGCCCTCCTGATGCCTTCAAGGTGACCATCCCAGTGCAGAACAACTACATGTACGCCCGCATGAAGAAGACCCTGCCGGAGCTCTACGCCTTCACCATCTGCATGTGGCTGAAGTCCAAGGCCCTGGCGGGGCTCGGCACCCCTTTCTCCTACTCCGTCCCAAGCCAAGCCAACGAGATTGTGCTGCTGGAGTGGGGCACCAACCCCCTGGAACTGCTCATCAACGACAAG GTCGCCCAGCTGCCACTGAACCTGAAGGACAAGGCCTGGCACCATGTCTGCGTAGCATGGACCACCCGGGACGGCAAGTGGTCGGCATACCAGGACGGTGAGCAGCGGGGTGCCGGCGAGAACCTGGCCTCCTGGCATGCCATCAAGCCCCAGGGCGTCATCATCTTGGGCCAGGAGCAG GACACGCTGGGCGGCCGCTTTGATGCCACGCAGGCCTTCGTGGGAGAGCTGGCGCAGTTCGGCGTGTGGGACCACATGCTGGCACCAGCGGAGATCCTGGGCTTGGCCAACTGCACCTCCCACCTCCAAGGCAACGTGATCCAGTGGGACGACCAGGCGGTGGAGGTCTTCGGGGGAGCAAGCAAGGGGGACTTCACCGCCTGCGAGGAAGGGAGGAAGGCGTGA
- the DNAL4 gene encoding dynein axonemal light chain 4, protein MADTGEGKKEEADYKRLHSFPLIRHTDMPEEMRVEAMELCVTACEKYATNNESAAKMIKEMMDKKFGSSWHVVIGEGFGFEITHEVKNLLYMFFGGSLAVCVWKCS, encoded by the exons ATGGCAGACAccggggaggggaaaaaggaggaggcTGATTATAAAAGACTTCACAGCTTTCCACTGATTAGG cacacagacatgccggAGGAGATGCGTGTAGAGGCCATGGAGCTGTGTGTCACAGCATGTGAGAAATATGCCACCAACAATGAG AGCGCTGCCAAGATGATCAAAGAGATGATGGACAAGAAATTTGGGTCCTCCTGGCACGTGGTGATTGGGGAAGGTTTTGGCTTTGAGATCACTCACGAGGTGAAGAATCTGCTGTACATGTTCTTTGGTGGCAGCCTGGCTGTGTGTGTCTGGAAGTGCTCCTGA